GCCACCCTGACCGGAGCAGCCGCATGACCGCCTACCCCCAAGTCAAATCAGATCCCTACGCCTGGCCCTTCGACGGGCGCTTCACGCCCGCCGACACGGCGCTGATCATCATCGACATGCAACGCGACTTCTGTGACGTCGACGGCTGGGTCGGCCAGCATGGCGCGGACCCGGCACCGATGCGCGCCGTGGTCGAGCCGATCCGCGCTGTCCTCGGGCGCATGCGGGAGCTCGGGTTCCCGATCATCCACACCCGCGAAGGCCACCGGCCCGACCTTGCCGACCTCAACGACAACAAGCGCTGGCGGTCGGCGCGCGAAGGGGCCGAGATCGGCACCGCGGGGCCCTGCGGCCGGATGCTGACCCGCGGCGAGCCGGGCTGGGAGATCGTCCCGGAACTGACTCCGGCCGCCGGCGAACCGGTCATCGACAAGCCGGGCAAGGGCGCCTTCTATGCCACCGACCTCGAGCAGATCCTGCACGCGCGCGGCATCCGCAACCTGATCTTCACCGGGGTGACCACCGATTGCTGCGTGCACACCACCATGCGCGATGCCAACGACCGTGGCTTCGAGTGCATGCTGCTCGACGACTGCTGCGCCGCCTCGCTGGCGCATAACCACCAGGCGATCCTCAAGTTCACCAAGATGGGCGACGGTCTCTTCGGGACCGTCGGCACCTCGGCCCAGCTGTTCGAGGCGCTGGCATGATCAGGCTGATCGCGAAACGCTTTCTGAGTGCCGTGCCAAGCCTGATCGGGGTGATCATCGTCACCTTCGTGATCAGTCACACCCTGCCGGGCGATCCGGCTGCCTATTTTGCCGGTCCTTCCGCGACGGCGGAGTCGATTGCCGAGACCAAGGCGCGGCTCGGGCTCGACCAGCCGCTGCCGGTGCAGTTCGTGGCCTACGTGGGCGATCTCGTCCAGGGCGATCTCGGCCGCTCGTTCAATTCGGGTCAGCCCGTGCTGACCGACCTCGTGCGGCGGCTGCCCGCCTCCTTCGAGCTGACGCTCTACGCGCTGCTCTTTGCCATTGTCGTGGCGGTGCCGCTGGGGCTCTGGGCCGCGGTCAATCCGGGCTCGTGGATCGATCACCTGTGCCGCGGCACCGTGACCGCCGCCGCCGCCTTCCCGTCGTTCTTCACCGCGCTCGTGCTGATCTTCGTCTTCTACTACAAGCTCGGCTGGGCACCCTCGCCGATCGGGCGGCTGGCGATCTACTTCCCGATCCCGCCGACGGTGACGGGCTTCCTGACCGTCGACGCGCTCATCGCGGGCGACATCGAGACCGCGCGGGCCGCGCTCGGCCAGCTGATCCTGCCGGCGATCTCGCTTGGGCTCTTCGCGCTGGCACCGCTGGCGCGGATGACGCGGGCCTCCATGATCGGCGTGCTGGGCAGCGAATTCATCACCACCGCGAGGGCCGAGGGCCTGCCGCGCCGGAAGATCCTCTGGACCTACGGCTTCCGCAACGCGCTGCTGCCCGTGGTCAACATCCTGGGCATGATCTTTTCCTTCCTGCTCGGGGCCAACGTCCTGATCGAGCAGGTCTTCGGATGGCCCGGCATCGGCACCTACGCGGTCGAGGCCGTGCTGACCTCGGACTACGCGGCGATCCAGGGCTTCGTGGTGATGATGGCCATTCTCTACATCCTGCTCAACCTGGGCGTGGATATCCTGAACATGATCGTCGACCCGAGGGTACGCTACGATGACTGACCAGACGAACCTTTCCACCATCCCCGCGCAGCGGGAGCCTTCCAGGCTTGCCAACTTCTGGTCGGGCTTCGTCCATGCGATGAAGTCCAACCCGCTGACGGCCTTCGCGATGCTGCTTTTCTCGCTCTTCGTGATCGCCGCGATCTTCGGCGAGGCCATCGCGCCCTACGACGCGCTGGCGACTTCCTCCGACACGCTGCAGCCGCCAAGCTGGGCGCATCCGTTCGGCACCGATCAGCTGGGGCGCGACGTGCTGAGCCGCACGATCGTCGCCGCGCGCGTGGACTTCGGCATCGCCATCGCGGCGGTCTCGATCTCCTTCGTCCTCGGGCTGGGGTTCGGCGCCGCCGCCGGATACTTCGGCGGCTGGACCGACCGCATCGTCGGGCGACTGGTCGACACGATCATGGCCTTTCCCCTGTTCGTGCTCGCGATGGGCGTGGTCGCAGCGCTCGGCAACACGGTCTGGAACATCGTCTACGCCACCGCGATCATCAACCTGCCGTTCTACATCCGCTTTGCGCGGGCCGAGGTGAACAGCCGCCGCGACGCGGGCTTCGTCGAGGCCGCAAGGCTGAGCGGCAACAGCTCCGCGCGCATCCTCGCGGTGCACCTCGTGCCGAACATCCTGCCGCCGATGATGGTGCAGGTCTCGCTCAACCTCGGCTGGGCGATCCTGAACGCCGCCGGCCTGTCGTTCATCGGCCTCGGTGTCCGCCCGCCGACCCCCGAGTGGGGGATCATGGTGTCGGAAGGCGCCAACTACATCTTCTCCGGCGAATGGTGGATCTTCCTCTTCCCCGGGGGCGCGCTGGTCCTTGCCGTGTTCTGCTTCAACCTGCTTGGCGACGGGCTGCGTGACATCATCGATCCGAAAGGCCGCACATGACCCAGGTTCCCCTGCTCGACATCCAGAACCTGAAAGTCGATTTCGCGACCCGCGACGGCATGGTTCACGCCCTTGAGGACGTCTCGTTCAAGCTGGCCCGAGGCGAGACCATGGGGCTGGTGGGCGAAAGCGGTTCGGGCAAATCGGTGTCCGCCTACGCGGTCATGCGGCTGCTCGGCGGCTCGGCACATGTGACCGCCGACCGGATGATCTGTGGCGGGGTGGACCTGCGCAGCGCCAGCGATGCCGAGGTCGCGGCGATGCGCGGCAAGCGCATGACGATGATCTTCCAGAACGCGCGTGCCGCGCTGAACCCGATCCGTCCCATCG
Above is a genomic segment from Salipiger profundus containing:
- a CDS encoding ABC transporter permease; protein product: MIRLIAKRFLSAVPSLIGVIIVTFVISHTLPGDPAAYFAGPSATAESIAETKARLGLDQPLPVQFVAYVGDLVQGDLGRSFNSGQPVLTDLVRRLPASFELTLYALLFAIVVAVPLGLWAAVNPGSWIDHLCRGTVTAAAAFPSFFTALVLIFVFYYKLGWAPSPIGRLAIYFPIPPTVTGFLTVDALIAGDIETARAALGQLILPAISLGLFALAPLARMTRASMIGVLGSEFITTARAEGLPRRKILWTYGFRNALLPVVNILGMIFSFLLGANVLIEQVFGWPGIGTYAVEAVLTSDYAAIQGFVVMMAILYILLNLGVDILNMIVDPRVRYDD
- a CDS encoding cysteine hydrolase family protein, giving the protein MTAYPQVKSDPYAWPFDGRFTPADTALIIIDMQRDFCDVDGWVGQHGADPAPMRAVVEPIRAVLGRMRELGFPIIHTREGHRPDLADLNDNKRWRSAREGAEIGTAGPCGRMLTRGEPGWEIVPELTPAAGEPVIDKPGKGAFYATDLEQILHARGIRNLIFTGVTTDCCVHTTMRDANDRGFECMLLDDCCAASLAHNHQAILKFTKMGDGLFGTVGTSAQLFEALA
- a CDS encoding ABC transporter permease — its product is MTDQTNLSTIPAQREPSRLANFWSGFVHAMKSNPLTAFAMLLFSLFVIAAIFGEAIAPYDALATSSDTLQPPSWAHPFGTDQLGRDVLSRTIVAARVDFGIAIAAVSISFVLGLGFGAAAGYFGGWTDRIVGRLVDTIMAFPLFVLAMGVVAALGNTVWNIVYATAIINLPFYIRFARAEVNSRRDAGFVEAARLSGNSSARILAVHLVPNILPPMMVQVSLNLGWAILNAAGLSFIGLGVRPPTPEWGIMVSEGANYIFSGEWWIFLFPGGALVLAVFCFNLLGDGLRDIIDPKGRT